Proteins from a single region of Candidatus Eremiobacteraceae bacterium:
- a CDS encoding cupredoxin domain-containing protein: MNALITRIGFGLAAAAVLSVGMLGTTAPASAHPSIDIAVANWKFTPAKITIPVGEPTTLRLTTTSGVHGIKSDDLGIPMTTIPNGKVIEV, from the coding sequence ATGAATGCATTGATCACTCGCATCGGATTCGGCCTCGCGGCTGCGGCGGTGCTATCGGTCGGGATGCTTGGTACGACCGCCCCGGCCTCGGCCCATCCGTCGATCGATATCGCGGTAGCTAACTGGAAATTCACCCCCGCCAAGATCACGATTCCGGTCGGCGAGCCCACCACGCTGCGTCTCACCACCACATCGGGCGTCCACGGCATCAAATCCGACGACCTGGGCATTCCGATGACCACGATTCCCAACGGCAAGGTCATCGAAGTG